In Serratia liquefaciens ATCC 27592, the genomic stretch TGGATGATGTGCATCAACGCCTGGGTGGGCAGCTGCACGTGGCGATATTCGACCATACCGTCAGTAATCCTCAGGCGCATATCGGCCGGGCGATTGCCTTATTCAGCGAGCAGGCGCCGGATGTCTCTTTGCAAATGTATGTGGAACCGATAAATACCATTGAACGCGGCGTCATTGACGGCCAATTTCAAATTGGCATTATTCCCATGCACCGCAGTGCGGAAAGTTTATCTTATAGTTCGTTATTTCATGAGAGGATGTTCTTATATTGTGGCGCGCAACATGAATTATTTTCCGCTAACCATGAAATACTGAATTGGGATCTGTTGCACAATTATGCCTTTGCCGGATTAGGCTACCATTCGCCGAATATGGAACTGAGCCTGCAGCAGCATTTACATCGCAAGGCAACGGGGTTTGCCCAGGAGTCGATCGCGACCCTAATTCTTTCCGGTAAGTACGTCGGCTTTCTTCCCGACCACTATGCGGCGTTTTTTGTCGCGCAAAATATGATGCGCGCCATCAAACCGACGCTGTTCCGTTATCACTGCGAATATTCCAGCGTGCTGCGGCGTTCGCCCAGCCCGCAGCGGGTGGTCAAGCTGTTCCACGAATGCCTGCTGGCGGCTCATGGAACAGCTTAATGTTTACTGATCTTTCTTCTTGCCAAAAATCTTGATCAGCAAGCCGACCAGGATGCCAATCGCGATGCCGGTGAAAATCCAGCTGATGATGCCCATGTCCAATCTCCCGCTATTACTTTGATCTGATTATATAATCATTCGATGCGGAATGCGCCTTCGATCATCTGCTGCCGCTGCGGCGCGCTGTAGTCGATCAGCGAGTTCTTGCTGTTGGATTTTGCCAGCGTCACCGCCAGTTCGTCGGCGGAAATCGGCAGGTCATCCTGCCAGAAACTGGCGATGGCATTGCGGGTAATAAAGTCGATCAGGTAGCGTTCCGGGCTGTCATGCTGCTCGGGGAACAGGCGGGCGGCAAGCTCAGCCATCAGCGCCCGCTGCTGCGGTTGTTCGCTTTTCGCCAGCAGTTCGAGGAACGGCAGCAGCAGGCGACCACAGACCTGGCCGTGGTGATAATCGCGCAGGGCGCCAATCTCGCCGGCGATGCCGTGGATCACTCCCAGCCCAGCGGCGCTCAGCGTCAGGCCGCCAAGGTAAGAGGCTTGCATAATCGCCTCGTGAGCCTCGGCGCTGCGGTTGAGCGCAGGCCAAGCCTGCAGGAAGTGGCGAATGCCGGTCAGCGACATCTCGCGCGTCATGGTATTGGCGGTTTTGGACAGATAGGCCTCGAACAGGTGGGTAAAGGCGTCGATGGCGCAGTAGGCCAGCACCTTGTCCGGTGACCCTTGCAGCAGCTGCGGATCCAGGATGGCGGTGTGTGGCACAAAGTTGTTATGGCGCAGCGAGGCTTTCACCTTGCTCACCTGGGTGTCGGTGATCACCGCATTTTGCGTGACTTCACTGCCGGTACCGGCGGTGGTCGGGATGGCAATGAGCGGCAGGGTTGCACCGCTGATTTTTGTGTCGCCGATCTTTTCCATATAGCGCAGGGTGGGCAACGGGTGCTCGACCAGCGCGGCAAAGGCCTTGGCAGCATCCAGCACGCTACCGCCGCCAATGGCTACCACGCGTCTTACC encodes the following:
- a CDS encoding LysR family transcriptional regulator codes for the protein MQVKKRALLGQLSDMDLRLLRVFKAVVDCGGMSAAELELNISLSTISKHIKDLEQRLGLTLCHRGREGFAVTDEGLLIYQETVNLLAATEAFRRGVDDVHQRLGGQLHVAIFDHTVSNPQAHIGRAIALFSEQAPDVSLQMYVEPINTIERGVIDGQFQIGIIPMHRSAESLSYSSLFHERMFLYCGAQHELFSANHEILNWDLLHNYAFAGLGYHSPNMELSLQQHLHRKATGFAQESIATLILSGKYVGFLPDHYAAFFVAQNMMRAIKPTLFRYHCEYSSVLRRSPSPQRVVKLFHECLLAAHGTA
- a CDS encoding iron-containing alcohol dehydrogenase; protein product: MTTSLTIANRQTWFGHGSISQLIPLLTAEPQPTLLFSCRSFLNGAVYSSLADGLTPLLLGTEIVSHEASPQEIDAWVARWRGKVRRVVAIGGGSVLDAAKAFAALVEHPLPTLRYMEKIGDTKISGATLPLIAIPTTAGTGSEVTQNAVITDTQVSKVKASLRHNNFVPHTAILDPQLLQGSPDKVLAYCAIDAFTHLFEAYLSKTANTMTREMSLTGIRHFLQAWPALNRSAEAHEAIMQASYLGGLTLSAAGLGVIHGIAGEIGALRDYHHGQVCGRLLLPFLELLAKSEQPQQRALMAELAARLFPEQHDSPERYLIDFITRNAIASFWQDDLPISADELAVTLAKSNSKNSLIDYSAPQRQQMIEGAFRIE